The region CTGGAGGGTTTCCTAGGAAGAAAGAGGGGGAAACAAATGTTGTGACTGTTGGTCAAGGAAGAGCTCCTCCAAGAAGGAGACCACAACAGTACTCACCACAACACTATGGTCAACAACCAATTCCCTACCAACAGCCCATGTATCTCGTCCAGTATGCTCCGCAACCGTATGTAGCTGCTGTGACGCCTGCATTCAATCAACAGTCTACTCAGGCTTATCAAGCGCCTCCAGTCTATCGACCAGCTCCAGTTCAACAACGTGTTGCGGCTCCTCCAGCGTATCAATAAGCACCAGTAGCTCCTGTTTATCAACAACCGAGAGCTCAAGCGCCAAGGAAAAATGCTCAAAACCAGAATAGGAGGCAAGGGGAGAGGGCGACCTTCAATCCAATCCCAATGTCGTACACTGAGTTGTATCCCTCCGTATTGCAAAAGGGGTTGGTGGTTCCTAGACCTATGGGACCTCCACCTGATCATCTGCCTCCATGGTACAACCCTAATGCACACTTTCCTTTCCATGAAGGTGCCCCCGGGAATGACCTAGAGGGTTGTTACGCTTTAAAGCATAGGGTTCGTGAACTGATTGAGAGCAAGATCTTGTCTTTTAAGGACATGGGACCGAAtgtgaagaacaatcctcttcctCCCCATGGAAATCCTGCGGTAAATGCCATTGAGGACGCTTCTGTTGGTGTTAAGGTTGATAAGGTGGATGATGTAAAGACTCCTTTGGCAGCATTCCATGCCCGATTGGTGGAAGTTGGCATGATTAATGTTAATCATGAAAATTGTGAAGAGTGTGCCACATACCCAAAGGGATGTCAGGTGGTACGAGACAACATTCAAGATTTGATGGATAAAGGAGTGCTTCAAATATCCAGTGCTGTGAAGAACGAAGATGTGTTGGTAATTGAACCTTGTTTCAATGTACCTGAACCAGTTGAAATCCCATATTATAGTGGTGGAGTGGTTCCAGTGAATAGTAAGTCGTCGCTTGTGGAAATATGTATGCCCACGCCTTTTCCCTACGAGAGCACCAAGGCTGTGCCTTGAAAATATGAGATTACTGTTGTGGATAAGGTTGTTGAAGGAAGTGCAGACGCTGAAGTGACCGAAGCTGTAAGTGAAGACGTCGCCAATATTGCAAGAATGAGCagaatgacccgtagtggtcgaatCTATACGCCTGAATTCAATGTGACTCCTCAAGGGCCGGCCAATGAATCAACAGTTATAGCTCCCACTAAAGAACCCGGAGTAGTCCAATCCAAAGATGCTGTGGAATTCTTGAagttaatcaagagaagtgacTACAAGGTTGTGGACCAATTGCATCAAACACCATCTAAGATCTTTATTTTATCTCTGCTATTGAACTCCCAAgcccatagggaggctttgttgaaggtGCTTGCTCAAGCTCATGTAACACAAAGCATAACAGTAGATCAATTTGATGGAGTAGTGGCAAATATCACAACCTGCAATACTTTGAGCTTCAGTGGAGAGGAATTACCTGAGGATGGACAAAATCACAACCGTGCTCTCCATATCTCGGTGAAATGCAAAGATGATTCTTTGGCAAGAGTTTTGGTTGATACCTGATCTTCTCTTAATGTTATGCCAAAGAGAACACTCGccaagttatcttatcaaggactagctatgaagcctagtgccttggtagtgaaagcttttgatggttccaggagaaccgtgattggagaggtggaactgcccatattgattggccctcatgtattcccgattaatttccaagtcatggatattaatCCAGCGTATAGCTGCTTACTGGGAcgtccttggattcatgctgcagggGCAGTTACCTCCACCTTACatcaaaaaatgaagtttgtAGTGGACAATCAATTAATCATCATTTCTGGAGAGGAGGACTTTGTGGTCAGTCACCTTTCATCCTTCAGATAcattgaggctgatgaggacgctttggaaacttctttccaagctcttgaaatagccGATGCCACTTTTGTGGAAATGAAGGACCCTGTTGGGAAAGCTTGTTCATCTTTCACGTCTCTGAAAAGCGCAAAGTCTAGCATCGaaggaggaaaccctgaaggtTGGGGTCAACTTATTGATATTCGTGAGAAGCATGATCGCTTTGGTCTGGGATATGTGCCTTCCGCTGCGAAAGGAGCCCGAGTCCCTGCAAAGGACAACACGCGAAGCATCTAGGAAGTATTCCTCAGCACAGGATTCATCCATGGAGATCAGGTCAATGCAATTGGAGATAGCACCGAAAACGAAGAtgagccatgtttggtttaccggtATGAGACAGCTTTGAACAACTGGAAGGCGGTTGAGATCCCCGAAAtttttcctttgtcaaagtaataattgttgtatttttcctttcaaatccttagctctgcccaaggctaatggatcatgttgtagggcccattttcattttcaaataatcattatcaatgaatgaaaggcattttgttaaattcttattattcatttattttgctttctcttaagaaaatggcaaccttttcaaaaacaaaaaaaaacttttcatttatgcatcttttaattttacttttctaaaagaaatcaatcattcaaacatgcagaataaatgataaccccgttgaatccaatgactttactacctctcataactttgactcccctatttaccaagcggaagaagagggtgaaggagattgttacatccccgacgaattggcaaggctgctcgagcacgagtccaaagcccttcagccacatgaagaaccggtggaaacaatcaaccttggcacagaggaagagaagaaagaagtcaagatcGGCACCACACTTGAAGTCAGCGTCAAAGAGAGATTAGTTAAGCTGCTACAAGGatatgtggatgtatttgcatggtcataccaggatatgccaggtttggaCACCGACATTGTAGAGCACAAGCTCCCGCTTCAGCCAGACTGCCCGCCAGTAAAACAGAAACTCCGAAGAACGAGACCAGATATGGCTCTGAAGATTCGTGAAAAAGTCAAACGACAATTTGACGCTGGTTTTCTCGCAGTGGCGAAATACCcacaatgggtagctaatattgtacTTATGCccaaaaaggatggaaaggtgaggatgtgtgttgactatagggatctgagcaaagctagcccaaaggacgatttccctctATCATACATTGATACTTTGGTAGACAAAACTGCAAGATTTGctgtcttctcctttatggatggtttttcgggatacaatcaaatcaagatggctccagatgacatggagaagaccacttttattaccccttggggcaccttttgctacaaggtaatgcctttcggtctcaagaatgctggggcaacttaccaaagagctatggtcactcttttccatgatatgatgcacaaggagatagaggtctatgttgacgacatgatcgcca is a window of Lathyrus oleraceus cultivar Zhongwan6 chromosome 6, CAAS_Psat_ZW6_1.0, whole genome shotgun sequence DNA encoding:
- the LOC127094086 gene encoding uncharacterized protein LOC127094086, with amino-acid sequence MSYTELYPSVLQKGLVVPRPMGPPPDHLPPWYNPNAHFPFHEGAPGNDLEGCYALKHRVRELIESKILSFKDMGPNVKNNPLPPHGNPAVNAIEDASVGVKVDKVDDVKTPLAAFHARLVEVGMINVNHENCEECATYPKGCQVVRDNIQDLMDKGVLQISSAVKNEDVLVIEPCFNVPEPVEIPYYSGGVVPVNRSADAEVTEAVSEDVANIARMSRMTRSGRIYTPEFNVTPQGPANESTVIAPTKEPGVVQSKDAVEFLKLIKRSDYKVVDQLHQTPSKIFILSLLLNSQAHREALLKVLAQAHVTQSITVDQFDGVVANITTCNTLSFSGEELPEDGQNHNRALHISVKCKDDSLARVLVDT